The following DNA comes from Cryobacterium psychrophilum.
CAAGATCATGGCGGGTCTCGACACCCCCAGCAACGGAGAGGCTCGACTCTCTCCCGGGTACAGCGTGGGTATCCTCATGCAGGAACCCCGCCTCGACGAGTCGAAGACTGTACTCGAGAACGTGCAGGAGGGTGTTGGCCCGATCAAGCAGAAGGTCGACCGCTTCAACGAGATCAGCCTCGCCCTCGGTGAGCCCGACGCCGACTTCGACAGCCTGCTGGAAGAGATGGGCCACCTGCAGGAGGCCATCGACGCGGCCGATGCGTGGGATCTCGACTCCCAGCTGGAGCAGGCGATGGACGCCCTCCGCACTCCGCCGGGCGAGGCATCCGTTGTCAACCTCTCCGGAGGTGAGAAGCGCCGCGTGGCGCTGTGCAAGCTTTTGTTGCAGAAGCCGGACCTTCTGCTCCTCGACGAACCGACTAACCACCTCGACGCCGAAAGCGTGCTGTGGCTTGAGCAGCACCTCGCCAAGTACCCCGGCGCTGTGCTTGCCGTCACTCACGACCGGTACTTCCTCGACCATGTGGCCGAGTGGATCGCCGAAATCGACCGCGGACACCTGTACCCCTATGAGGGCAACTACTCCACGTACCTCGAGAAGAAGCAGGAGCGTCTGCTCGTGCAGGGCAAGAAGGACGCCAAGCAGTCGCGTCGCCTCGCCGACGAGCTCGAGTGGGTGCGTTCCAATGCCAAGGGCCGCCAGGTCAAGTCGAAGGCCCGCCTGGCCCGCTACGAAGAGATGGCTGCCGCGGCCGAAAGCACGCGCAAGCTTGACTTCGAAGAGATCCAGATCCCCGTGGGACCGCGCCTCGGCGCCCAGGTGATCGACGCCAGGAAGCTCCAGAAGGGCTTCGACGGCCGCCTGCTCATCGACAACCTGAGCTTCACGCTGCCGCGAAACGGCATCGTCGGCATCATCGGCCCCAACGGTGTCGGTAAGACCACCCTGTTCAAGACGATCGTGGGCAAGGAACCGCTTGATGGCGGTGAACTGAAGATCGGTGAAACGGTCAATATCTCCTACGTTGACCAGGACCGCGGCGGCATCGACCCGAACAAGACGCTGTGGGAGGTCGTCTCTGACGGCCAGGACTACATTCAGGTCGGCAAGACCGAGATTCCTTCCCGCGCCTACGTCTCCACCTTCGGCTTCAAGGGTCCCGACCAGCAGAAGAAGGCCGGTGTGCTCTCCGGTGGTGAGCGTAACCGCCTGAACCTCGCCCTCACGCTCAAGCAGGGCGGCAACCTGCTCCTCCTCGACGAGCCCACTAACGACCTCGACGTCGAAACCCTGGGATCGCTCGAAAATGCCTTGCTGGAGTTCCCGGGTTGCGCTGTGGTCATCACACACGACCGGTGGTTCCTCGACCGCGTGGCAACCCACATCCTCTCCTATGAGGGGACCGAGGAGGACCCGGCCAACTGGTACTGGTTCGAGGGAAACTTCGAGTCCTATGAGCAGAACAAGATCGAGCGTCTCGGAGCGGACGCGGCCAAGCCGCACCGTTCCGCCTACCGCAAGCTGACCCGCGACTAGGTCCTGCGATGAAGCTGCACGTACCGATCAGCCTGCGTTGGTCAGACCTCGATGCCTACGGGCACGTCAATAACGCCGAGATGCTGCGCCTCCTGGAGGAGGCGCGCATCCAGGCGTTCTGGGTGACGGATGACGCGGCCCAGGTCGGTGCGAGCACTGCCGTGCTCGACGGCCGCCCCGGTGCGGCGACGCTCACGCTCATTGCGCGGCAGGAGATCGAGTATCTCCTGCCGGTGCCGTACCTGCGACAGCCCGTCGACGTGCGCCTGTGGCTCGGTAAGCTCGGAGGCGCGAGCCTCGACGTGTGTTACGAGGTGTGGGGCCCCGAAACGGAGGATGCGCCGGTTCTCTACGCCAGGGCGAACACCACGATCGTGCTCGTCGACGCGGTGAGCGATCGGCCACGCAGGATCAACGCGATTGAGCGTGCCGCGTGGACGCCGTACCTCTACGACCCGATCGTCTTCGCCCGCCGCTGAGCACCGGCCGGCACGTAACTCCTCAGTCGAACTCGTTCTCGGGAGCGCGGGGCGCTAGGACGACATGACGGATGTGCCGTTCACGGTAACCGCGACGGGTGGCAGAGCGCGGGTGGCGGGTCCCTCGAGCACATCGCCGGTTGAGGCATCGAAACGCGACCCGTGGCAGGGGCACGCGAGTTCCTTCTCCCGGGGGGCCACGATGCAGCCCTGGTGTGTGCAGACCGCGCTGAACGCCTTCACCGTGCCGGATTCGGGCTGTGAGAGCACTATCTTTTTGCCGTTCAGCTCGACGACGATCGAACCGCCCACGGGAATTTCGGTCAACGAGGCGATTTCGTTGGACGTGTCATTCGGTGCGGTGCCGGTGCTGGTGCCGGTGCTGGTGCTGGTGCTGGTGCCGCTGCCGGTGCTGCAACCGACCAGGCCCACAGCCGCGGCCGCCGCGGCGCCTGCACCGCCCCAGACGATCACGGAACGACGGCTCAGGCCATGCTGGTTGAGGTTCGTTGCAGGGGTCATGATGAATTGTTACTCCTCGTTCCGGGGAACCCGAATCATACCCTCCTGGGCCACCGTGGCCAGGAGTACTCCGTCGCGGCTGAAGATGCTGCCGGTGGAGAGTCCTCGTCCACCCTGGGCCGAGGGGGAGTCCTGCACGTAGAGCAGCCACTCGTCGACCCGGCCAAACCGGTGCCACCACATTGCATGGTCGAGGCTGGCCACCTTGAGCCCGGGCGTCGACCACGGGGTGCCGTGGCGGCGCAGCACCGGCTCCATGATGGAGTAGTCACTCGCATACGCGAGGGCGGCGCGGTGCAGGTCGGGGTCATCGGGCAGGCGCCCCAGGGACTTCATCCACACCGCCTGCTTTGCGGTGTGTTGCCCGTCCACCGCGAGGTAGATGGGCGACGGCACGTGGCGCATGTCGAAGGGGCGCTCGCTTGCCCAGTACCGGGCCACGGAATGATCGACCTCCGCCAGGCTTTCCGCCGCGGTCGGAAGCGATTCGGGGTCCGGCAGGTCCGCCGGCATCTCGATGTGGTGCTCCAGGCCATCATCGTCGTCCTGGAACGACGCGATCATCGACAGGATCGGCAGGCCATTCTGATAGCACTGGGTGCGGCGGGTCGAGAAGGATCGCCCGTCGTGAACGCGTTCCACCGAGAACGTGATGGGATGATTCACGTCGCCGGGACGCAGAAAATACCCGTGCATGGAGTGCACGTGCCGGTCATCGGGAACGGTGCGCATGGCCGCCACGAGTGACTGGGCCAGAACTTGGCCACCGAATACGCGGCCGAGGGGCATCCACTGTGACGGTCCGGTGAAGATGTCTTCGTTGGTGCGGGCGCCGGTGTCCGTGAGGTCGAGGGCGGCCAGCAGGCCTTCCATGGGCTGTTGCAAGGGGGCCTCCTCAGGCGAACGCCGCGAGGCGGTAGGAAAGGAATGGGGACCTTGGTAGTTTAGAAGCAGATGAGCCAGTCATTTTCTCTTACAGATTCCCTTTCCCTCGGTGACCTCCAGGTCTACCTCGCGCGTGCCGCTCGTGTTCAGGGCGGCAGCGTGCGCGTCATCGCGTCCGGCAGTGTGCTTGCCGTGTACACCGGCATCCTCTACCCGCGGGGTTTGCTGGACACGAGCTCCACCGTGCTCGGGCTGCGCACCTACGCGCTGACGACGCCCGGCGACTTCGACCTTGTCGTACCGGTGCGGGGCCTGCTCGAACGCATCGCGCGCCTGCAGACCGAAAACCCCGCGTCGGAGACACCCGTGGTGGTTCCGCTGCCGATCGAGGCCGGCACCGCGACCTGGGCCGGCATCTCACCGCCCACGAGCGGCTGGGCTGCGATGGGCGAAGTGGATGCCGCGGTGCTGCGGAGTGCCGCCAGCACCGGAATCGACGAGGTCGCGGCGGCCCTTCCCACGGGCATCGGCGAGCAGATCGTTGAGCGGGTGCGAGCCGAGATCTGGGGTCGCCCGGTCGACGGCGTCGACACGGTTCCGGCGGGAGCGGCCTTCGCAGCGGTCAGCCTCGGCTTCCTCGGCGACGAACCGGTTCGACTCCTGGAGGCGGGTCCGTGGATCCGCCTCACCACCAGCCGCGGCCATGTGCTCGTGCGCCGCAAACGCTGAGACCGGGCCGCCGCAGGCGACGAGCTACGAGGCCGGCATGCCCTGGGTGGTCAGCAGGGCGGCCCACATGTCCGCACGCTCGTGGAAGCTGCCGAGATCGCGGCCGAGCAGCGCTTCGGCCTGGCCGATCCGGTTGCGCACGGTGTGCCGGTGTACCCCGAGCGCCATCGCGGCGGGACCGAATTGACCGTTGCATTCGAGCCACGTTCGCAGGGTCACCAGGAGCGCCGTGCCGTGCTCTGCGTCGTGCGCGGACAGCGGTTGCAGGGCCGCCCGGCCCACCTCGGCAGCGTTCGTGGTCGCGAGGAACGCGAGCACGCCCTGACGAGAGATCACGTCGAAGGCGGTGATCCCCGGTTCGCCCTGGTGTGAGCGGTCCAGGGCCTGGCGGGCCTGCTCGAGTGCCCGGGGCAATGCTCGGCACTCAACCGGGTCGGAGAGGCCCACATGCAAGCCGAACCCGACCAGCTCGTCGAGCAGGGGGCCGGTGGTGGAGTCGACGAGCGCGACGACACTGTTGCCCAGCCGCGCGTAGAAGAGATACCCGCCGCCTTCCTCCGCCCGAAGCTCGAGAAACTCGGTGATGGTGTCCAGGCGTTCCGGGGGAGGATTCGTCACGGCGACCCGCACCGGCTCCAGGGGGAATGCTCCCCAGAGGTCGGTTGAGATCGCACGTACCAGTTCGACCTGCCCGCCGAGCAGAGCCTGCAGGAGTCCGGACCGGAGGCGGTTGCGGGCGCGACCGAGGGCGGTGTTCTGCTCCAGGGAGAGGCCGGCGAGCGCGATCACGCTCGTCACGACCTCCTGGCTGGCCGGGTCGAGCTCGGTCCGACCGCCGAGCGCGAGCACGCCGCGCAACTGATCACGGCGTCCGAGGGTCTGCAGGTTGAGCGTCTCGCCTCCGTCATTAACGGTGAGGCTGGCGCGCTGGCCGCGGCGGAGCATCCGCTCGGCCTCGTTCCGGGCGCGGTCAAGGGAATCTCGGGAGGCGGAGGCACCGCTGAACGCGTCTCGGGGGAAGACCCGGTCGAGTTCCCCGCGTGGGTCGAACAGGGCGACCCAGTGGCCGAGCTGGCGGGACAGCTCGCTCAGGGTGGCGCTGAGGCCGTCGGGCCGGAGCGCAGCGAGAGAGATGGCCCGTTGGGCGGCCAGCGTCCAGGTGTCCCTGGCGAAGCGGAGCTCGGCGATGAGCTCTCCGGCGGCGCGGGCCACGGCAATGAATGGGGTGCCGTACGGGACCTCGACCAGAGGGATGCCCCTGGCCAGGCAGGCGGCGACGAGCGCATCCGGCGTGCCGTCGCGGACGATCTCGGTGCCGAAGCCGAGGCAGGCGATGCCACGGGAGGCCAGCCGGGCCACGTATTCCGGGTACAGGGCATCCGCAGCCGTGTCGACGGCGAATTGGCGGCCGGTGGTGAGCAGCATCTGACCGGCGGAGAGGAACGGGGTGGGGTCGGGCAGGTCGGAGCTGTGCACCCAGTCGACGGGCTGGTCAAGCGCCCCGGCGGGGAGGTCGCTCTCCACGGTCAGGAGTCGCAGGTGCAGGCTGGGGTCGGCGAGCAGCCGGCGCAGCGGGGGCAGCAGCTGCGGGGCCACGGATGAGGACATCCACCGAGTGTACAGGGCGGCGAAACGCTGGTGTAATGGTATACACACTGGCAGCACCGGGTGGGGGGTTCACTGCTTAGCATTACGCAATTGGCATCGTCGACTAAGCGCGGCGATGCACCTGTGTCGCAGAACTGGAGCCGCCATGACCCTCGTCGAAACCCCCACCACGTCCACCGTGCCGCTCGGCGGCCCGAGCCTTCCACAGGAGCGTCGCCTGGTAACGAGCATCCCGGGCCCGAAGTCGCAGGCCCTGCACGCACGCAAGGCGCAGGCGGTCTCTGCCGGGGTGGGGGTCACTCTTCCGGTCTATGTCGTGGCGGCCGGCGGCGGCGTGCTCGTCGACGCTGACGACAACTCGCTCATCGACCTCGGCTCTGGCATCGCGGTCACAGGGGTGGGCAACAGCGCCCCCCGCGTCGTTGAGGCCGTCGCCGCCCAGCTCGGCCAGTTCACCCACACCTGCTTCACCGTCGCTCCCTACGACTCCTACATTGAGGTCGCCGAGGCACTGAACCGGCTCACCCCCGGTGATCACGAGAAGCGCACCGCGCTGTTCAACTCCGGGGCCGAAGCCGTGGAGAACGCGATCAAGATCGCCAGGCATTTCACGCGCAAACAGGCCGTCGTCGCCTTTGACCACGCGTATCACGGCCGCACCAACCTCACCATGGGGATGACGGCCAAGAACCAGCCGTACAAGAACGGATTCGGGCCCTTCGCGCCCGAGGTCTACCGCGCCCCCATGTCCTACCCCCTGCGTGACGGCGGCCTGGACGGCGTCGTGGCCGCACGCCGAGCCATCCTGCAGATCGAGAAGCAGATCGGCGCCGAGAACATTGCCGCCGTCATCATCGAGCCCATCCAGGGTGAGGGCGGATTCATCGTGCCGGCGCCCGGGTACCTGGCGACCCTGGTCGAGTGGTGCCGGGCCAACAACGTCGTGTTCATCGCCGACGAGATTCAGACCGGGTTCGCCCGTACCGGTCACATGTTCGCGAGTGAGCACGAGGGCATCGTGCCCGACCTGATCTGCACCGCCAAGGGTATCGCCGGCGGACTGCCGCTCTCGGCGGTCACCGGCCGGGCCGACATCATGGATTCCCCGCACGCCGGCGGCCTCGGCGGCACCTACGGAGGCAACCCGCTCGCGTGCGCCGCGGCGCTCGCCACCATCGAAACGTACGAAGCTGACCACCTGGTGGAACGGGCCGCAGCTATCGGCCGCCTCATGGGTGATCACCTGGGCGCTCTCGCCGCCGCCGACCCGCGCATCGCGGAGGTACGCGGACGCGGCGCCATGATGGCGATCGAGCTCGTCGACGCGGCCACCAACGAACCGGATGCCGCCCTCACCGGCCGGGTGATCGCCGCCGCGCACGCGGCGGGCGTGATCCTGCTCGGCTGCGGAACCTACGGCAACGTGATCCGTTTCCTGCCGCCGCTGAGCATTCCCGACGAGCTGCTGATCGAGGGCCTGCAGGTCATCGGAGACGTGCTGGCCCGCGAGAGCTGAACCGCGGCATCCACGACAACCGGCTCATCGTCCCCGCGGGGATGATGAGCCGGTTGTCGTGCGGGACCTGTGCGGCAGGACCTACTCGTCGAAGGTGTTGACCATGGCGTGCGCGGCCCGGTCGAGGTAATCCCAGAGGGTTTCGCGCTGCAGAGGCGGAAGATCGCACGAGTCAACGGCGACCTTCATATGACCGAGCCACCGGTCACGGGCATCCGGATTGACCTTGAAGCCGTGATGGCGCTGGCGCAGCCGCGGGTGTCCACGCTGCTCACTGTACGTACCGGGGCCGCCCCAGAACTGCTCGAGAAACATGACGAGGCGCTCTTCGGCGGGCCCCAGGTCTTCTTCGGGGTACATCGGCTTCAGTACCGGGTCCGTGGCGACTCCGCGATAGAACTCGTGAACGAGCTTCTCGAAGAAGGCACGTCCGCCGACCTCGTCGTAGAAGGTGGGTATCACGGCAGCACCGTTTTCGCCGTTACGAAGGTGTACGCCGGCTGGTTCATTCGTCATCGCGGATCTCCGGGTCTGGTGCGGTGTGAGTTGTGGGACTGGGCTTGTCTGGCGCCTTCACGGGCGCAGTGACGGCCGGCGTCACCGGGCCGGCCGTTGGGGCTTCTGTCGCCTTGGGTTTCGGTTTGCGCGGCACGCGGGGCGCGCGCTTCACGGGGACGGGTGACGTGCGTGCGTCGGCGACGGCATCGGGAACGGCAGCGGCTGCTTCCTCGGCGGCGTCGACCGTCGATGCCTCGAGCATATCGGTGCCTCCGAGAGTGCCGTCCGGTCCGGTCATGACCACGCTGTTCAGCGGGGTGAGCGACACGCCAACACCGTCAAGGGCCTTCTTCAGGTGCAGGCGCAGGTCGCGGGCGAAGTCCCACTTGACCGCGACCCGGGTCTTCACCGCAAGCCTGGTCACCAGGGCCTCGGCGGTGATGGATTCAAGGCCCCAGATCTCCGGCTTCTCCAGAATGAAGGCACGCCACTTGCGGCTTGACGCGAGTGCGGTGGCCACGCGCAGGAGTTCGGCCTGCACGGCCTCCACGTCGGAGGTGTACGGAATGGCGAGGTCGATGATGACCCGGGCCCAGCCCTGTGACATGTTGCCCACTCGGAGGATCTCACCGTTGCGCACGAACCACAGCGTGCCGTCGATGTCGCGAACCTGGGTGATGCGAATTCCGACGTTCTCGACCACGCCGGAGGCGAACCCCACGTCAACGATGTCGCCCACGCCGATCTGGTCCTCCACGACCATGAACAGGCCGTTCAAAATGTCCTTGACGATGTTCTGCGCGCCGAAACCCAGGCCGGCACCGATCGCGGCGGTGAGCAGGGCGAAGGATCCGAGAATGTTCTCGTTCAGGGTCTGCACGATCATCAGGGTTGCTGTGATCAGAATGAACACGTTGACGATGTTGGCGAGCACGGACCCCAAGGTGCGGGAGCGCTGCACGACCCGCACGGCGGCGAGCGGGGAGACGCTGAGGGCCTGGGTGTCATCAACCTTCTGTGTCTTCTTCACGCCGGAGACGATCTGCTGAACGACACGACGGATCACGAACTGGAGAACCCAGCGCACGGCGAAGGCGACGACGATGATGGCCAGGATCTGCAACAGGTTGTGCCAGGTGTTGGTCCAGATCTCACTGGCAAGGAAATTGGCCACACTGGCCCAGAATTTATCCATATTGATTTCAGTCTACGCAGCCGGCCGGAGCCAACCCTGAGTGCCGTGCAGCCTCAGCCGATTGCCCGTCCACGACATAACGACGCAGACTGGCGGTTAAACAGCTCCGCCCCGGCGTGAACCACGACGGAGCTGGTGGTGTGGCGGCGCTACTGGGCGTCGCGAGCCTGTACGGCGAGCGAACGCTCCACACCGGCGAGGTTCTCCACGACGAGGCGTCGCAGAGCCGCCGGTTCGGCATTCGCGTCAAGCCAGGTGCGCGTCGCATCGGCGAGAGCCTGGTTGTTGAGCGGCGAGGGGTAGAGACCGATCACGAGTTTCTCCCCGATCGAGAAGCTGCGTGCCGCCCACACCGACTGCAGCATGTCGAAGTACTTCGCCGCGAACGGCGCCAGCAGCGCCGGGTCGTTCACGCGGAGGAATCCGGCGGCCGTCGTGCGCACGATCGTTGTCGCGGCAGTGTCCACGTCGATCAGCGATGACCAGGCCGCGAGCTTGGCTTCCGCGGTGGGAATCGCTGCCCGGGCGAGAGCGGCGGACTGGGCACCCGTCGCCGTGTTGTCGTTCGCGAGGGCCGCATCAATGTCTGCGGCAGCAGCCTGGCCACCGGCCACGAGCGCGATGAGGAGCTCCCAGGACAGGTCGGTGTCAATCGTGAGTTCGGGCAGTGTTTCGGTGCCCGAACGCAGGCCGGCGATGTGCGCGAGTTGCTGATCGGTTTTGGCGACGGACGCAAAGAACTTCACGAACTGGAACTGGGCGTCGCTTCCGGCCGCGGCGCCCTCCGCGAGAGCCCACAGGGAATCGGAGACCTCGGTCACCACGGCGGTGCGGTGCGCTTTCGCCACGTAGGAGGAGGCGGTGAGCACAAGCTGGCCCACAACGGTGCGCAGGGTTGTCGACTCGGTTTCGGTCGCGACGTTGCCCAGCACGAGGCGCACGAAGTCGTGTGCGCTGGTCTCGGCGTCGCGGGTGGAGTCCCAGACCGAGCCCCACACGATGGCCCGAGCCAGCGGGCTCTCGATGGCGGCGAGGTGTTCAAGCGCCACAACCTGGGAAGCCTCGTCGAGGCGCACCTTGGCGTAGGTCAGGTCGTCGTCGTTGAGCAGAACGAGGTCGGGGCGAGCCCTCCCAACGAGCTCGGCAACATCCGTTCGCGTACCGTCGACGTCGAGTTCGAAACGGTCGGTGCGCACGAGCCTGGACGAGGCATCGAGGTTGTAGAAGCCGATCGCGAGCCGGTGCGGTCGAATCGTCGGGTAGTCGGCCGCTGCGGTCTGCAGCACGGCGAAGCTCGTGATCGTTCCCTCGGCGTCGACGGCGATCTCGGGGCGCAGGGTGTTGACCCCCGCGGTCTCCAGCCACAACTGTGCCCACTCGGTGAGGTCGCGGCCGCTCGAGGCCTCAAGCTCGACGAGCAGGTCGCGCAGCTCGGTGTTGCCCCACTGGTGCTTCTGGAAGTACGAGCCGACGCCGGCAAAGAAAGCGTCAATGCCCACCCAGGCGGCGAGCTGTTTGAGCACGGAGCCGCCCTTGGCGTAGGTGATGCCGTCGAAGTTCACCTGGACGTCATCGAGGTCGCGGATCGTGGCAACCACGGGGTGCGTCGAGGGGAGCTGGTCCTGCTTGTAGGCCCAGCTCTTTTCCATGACGGCAAAAGTGGTCCAGGCCTCGTGCCACTCGGTCGCCTCGGCGGTGGCGATTGTCGATGCCCACTCGGCGAAGCTCTCGTTGAGCCACAGGTCGTTCCACCACGTCATGGTGACGAGGTCGCCGAACCACATGTGGGCAAGCTCGTGCAGGATCGTGACGACGCGACGTTCCTTGATGGCGTCGGTGACCTTGGAGCGGAAGATGTACGTCTCGGTGAACGTGACAGCGCCGGCGTTCTCCATGGCACCGGCGTTGAACTCCGGCACGAACAGCTGGTCGTACTTGTCGAAGGGGTACGGGAAACCGAATTTTTCCTCGAAGTACGCGAAGCCCTGCGTGGTCTTCTCAACGATGTAATCGGCATCCAGGTACTCGGAGAGGCTCCTGCGGCTGAAGATGCCGAGCGGGATGATGCGACCGTCGCTTGAGGTGAGTTCGCTGCGCACCACGGCGTACGGGCCGGCAACAAGGGCCGTGATGTAGCTCGAAATGGTGTGCGTGGGCGCGAAGGCCCAGGTGGCGTTGCCGTTTCCGGCGTCCGTGGGTTCCGGGGTGGTGGAGTTGGAGACCACCTGCCATGCGCTGGGTGCGGTGACGGTGAACGCGAAGGTGGCCTTGAGGTTCGGCTGCTCAAAGACGGCGAACATGCGACGGGAGTCGGGGACCTCGAACTGGCTGTAGAGGTAGACCTCGTTGTCAACCGGGTCGACGAAGCGGTGCAGGCCCTCACCGGTGTTCGTGTAGACGGCGTCGGCGACAACCGTGAGCTCGTTCTCGGCGGCGAGATCGCCCAGCTGAATGCGGATGCCGTCGCTCACGACGGCCGGGTCAAGGGCCACGCCGTTGAGCGTGACACTGTGCACCGTGCGCGTGATGGCGTCAATGAAGGTGGATGCTCCCGCTGCGGCCGCGAACCGGACCGTGGTGGTGCTGGCAAAAAGTTCCGGGCCGGTCGTGAGGTCGAGGGTCACGTCGTAACGGTGAACACTGACCAGCGCGGCGCGCTCCTGGGCTTCGACGCGGGTGAGGTTTTCTCCAGGCAACAGCTTCTCCAATTCGGTTTCACGACCAGTGAGCATGTGGCAGCGCTTCTGGTGCCAGTGCACATGAATATCCACACTATCCGTCATTACGCTGGTGGCATGAGAAGGAGCACCGATCGCCGGGCGTCCACGCCCGATCGTTACCGCGAGTTCGCCGAGAGTGAGGCGAGGGGCCTCAGCGCTTGCTACGAGGAGTGGGCCAGCGGCATCGCCCACG
Coding sequences within:
- the gabT gene encoding 4-aminobutyrate--2-oxoglutarate transaminase, which encodes MTLVETPTTSTVPLGGPSLPQERRLVTSIPGPKSQALHARKAQAVSAGVGVTLPVYVVAAGGGVLVDADDNSLIDLGSGIAVTGVGNSAPRVVEAVAAQLGQFTHTCFTVAPYDSYIEVAEALNRLTPGDHEKRTALFNSGAEAVENAIKIARHFTRKQAVVAFDHAYHGRTNLTMGMTAKNQPYKNGFGPFAPEVYRAPMSYPLRDGGLDGVVAARRAILQIEKQIGAENIAAVIIEPIQGEGGFIVPAPGYLATLVEWCRANNVVFIADEIQTGFARTGHMFASEHEGIVPDLICTAKGIAGGLPLSAVTGRADIMDSPHAGGLGGTYGGNPLACAAALATIETYEADHLVERAAAIGRLMGDHLGALAAADPRIAEVRGRGAMMAIELVDAATNEPDAALTGRVIAAAHAAGVILLGCGTYGNVIRFLPPLSIPDELLIEGLQVIGDVLARES
- a CDS encoding PucR family transcriptional regulator ligand-binding domain-containing protein, which gives rise to MSSSVAPQLLPPLRRLLADPSLHLRLLTVESDLPAGALDQPVDWVHSSDLPDPTPFLSAGQMLLTTGRQFAVDTAADALYPEYVARLASRGIACLGFGTEIVRDGTPDALVAACLARGIPLVEVPYGTPFIAVARAAGELIAELRFARDTWTLAAQRAISLAALRPDGLSATLSELSRQLGHWVALFDPRGELDRVFPRDAFSGASASRDSLDRARNEAERMLRRGQRASLTVNDGGETLNLQTLGRRDQLRGVLALGGRTELDPASQEVVTSVIALAGLSLEQNTALGRARNRLRSGLLQALLGGQVELVRAISTDLWGAFPLEPVRVAVTNPPPERLDTITEFLELRAEEGGGYLFYARLGNSVVALVDSTTGPLLDELVGFGLHVGLSDPVECRALPRALEQARQALDRSHQGEPGITAFDVISRQGVLAFLATTNAAEVGRAALQPLSAHDAEHGTALLVTLRTWLECNGQFGPAAMALGVHRHTVRNRIGQAEALLGRDLGSFHERADMWAALLTTQGMPAS
- a CDS encoding mechanosensitive ion channel domain-containing protein, translated to MDKFWASVANFLASEIWTNTWHNLLQILAIIVVAFAVRWVLQFVIRRVVQQIVSGVKKTQKVDDTQALSVSPLAAVRVVQRSRTLGSVLANIVNVFILITATLMIVQTLNENILGSFALLTAAIGAGLGFGAQNIVKDILNGLFMVVEDQIGVGDIVDVGFASGVVENVGIRITQVRDIDGTLWFVRNGEILRVGNMSQGWARVIIDLAIPYTSDVEAVQAELLRVATALASSRKWRAFILEKPEIWGLESITAEALVTRLAVKTRVAVKWDFARDLRLHLKKALDGVGVSLTPLNSVVMTGPDGTLGGTDMLEASTVDAAEEAAAAVPDAVADARTSPVPVKRAPRVPRKPKPKATEAPTAGPVTPAVTAPVKAPDKPSPTTHTAPDPEIRDDE
- a CDS encoding acyl-CoA thioesterase; translated protein: MEGLLAALDLTDTGARTNEDIFTGPSQWMPLGRVFGGQVLAQSLVAAMRTVPDDRHVHSMHGYFLRPGDVNHPITFSVERVHDGRSFSTRRTQCYQNGLPILSMIASFQDDDDGLEHHIEMPADLPDPESLPTAAESLAEVDHSVARYWASERPFDMRHVPSPIYLAVDGQHTAKQAVWMKSLGRLPDDPDLHRAALAYASDYSIMEPVLRRHGTPWSTPGLKVASLDHAMWWHRFGRVDEWLLYVQDSPSAQGGRGLSTGSIFSRDGVLLATVAQEGMIRVPRNEE
- a CDS encoding acyl-CoA thioesterase — its product is MKLHVPISLRWSDLDAYGHVNNAEMLRLLEEARIQAFWVTDDAAQVGASTAVLDGRPGAATLTLIARQEIEYLLPVPYLRQPVDVRLWLGKLGGASLDVCYEVWGPETEDAPVLYARANTTIVLVDAVSDRPRRINAIERAAWTPYLYDPIVFARR
- the pepN gene encoding aminopeptidase N produces the protein MPGENLTRVEAQERAALVSVHRYDVTLDLTTGPELFASTTTVRFAAAAGASTFIDAITRTVHSVTLNGVALDPAVVSDGIRIQLGDLAAENELTVVADAVYTNTGEGLHRFVDPVDNEVYLYSQFEVPDSRRMFAVFEQPNLKATFAFTVTAPSAWQVVSNSTTPEPTDAGNGNATWAFAPTHTISSYITALVAGPYAVVRSELTSSDGRIIPLGIFSRRSLSEYLDADYIVEKTTQGFAYFEEKFGFPYPFDKYDQLFVPEFNAGAMENAGAVTFTETYIFRSKVTDAIKERRVVTILHELAHMWFGDLVTMTWWNDLWLNESFAEWASTIATAEATEWHEAWTTFAVMEKSWAYKQDQLPSTHPVVATIRDLDDVQVNFDGITYAKGGSVLKQLAAWVGIDAFFAGVGSYFQKHQWGNTELRDLLVELEASSGRDLTEWAQLWLETAGVNTLRPEIAVDAEGTITSFAVLQTAAADYPTIRPHRLAIGFYNLDASSRLVRTDRFELDVDGTRTDVAELVGRARPDLVLLNDDDLTYAKVRLDEASQVVALEHLAAIESPLARAIVWGSVWDSTRDAETSAHDFVRLVLGNVATETESTTLRTVVGQLVLTASSYVAKAHRTAVVTEVSDSLWALAEGAAAGSDAQFQFVKFFASVAKTDQQLAHIAGLRSGTETLPELTIDTDLSWELLIALVAGGQAAAADIDAALANDNTATGAQSAALARAAIPTAEAKLAAWSSLIDVDTAATTIVRTTAAGFLRVNDPALLAPFAAKYFDMLQSVWAARSFSIGEKLVIGLYPSPLNNQALADATRTWLDANAEPAALRRLVVENLAGVERSLAVQARDAQ
- a CDS encoding Rieske (2Fe-2S) protein; this translates as MTPATNLNQHGLSRRSVIVWGGAGAAAAAAVGLVGCSTGSGTSTSTSTGTSTGTAPNDTSNEIASLTEIPVGGSIVVELNGKKIVLSQPESGTVKAFSAVCTHQGCIVAPREKELACPCHGSRFDASTGDVLEGPATRALPPVAVTVNGTSVMSS
- the ettA gene encoding energy-dependent translational throttle protein EttA, with protein sequence MAEFIYSMVRARKAIGEKLILDDVTMSFYPGAKIGVVGPNGAGKSTILKIMAGLDTPSNGEARLSPGYSVGILMQEPRLDESKTVLENVQEGVGPIKQKVDRFNEISLALGEPDADFDSLLEEMGHLQEAIDAADAWDLDSQLEQAMDALRTPPGEASVVNLSGGEKRRVALCKLLLQKPDLLLLDEPTNHLDAESVLWLEQHLAKYPGAVLAVTHDRYFLDHVAEWIAEIDRGHLYPYEGNYSTYLEKKQERLLVQGKKDAKQSRRLADELEWVRSNAKGRQVKSKARLARYEEMAAAAESTRKLDFEEIQIPVGPRLGAQVIDARKLQKGFDGRLLIDNLSFTLPRNGIVGIIGPNGVGKTTLFKTIVGKEPLDGGELKIGETVNISYVDQDRGGIDPNKTLWEVVSDGQDYIQVGKTEIPSRAYVSTFGFKGPDQQKKAGVLSGGERNRLNLALTLKQGGNLLLLDEPTNDLDVETLGSLENALLEFPGCAVVITHDRWFLDRVATHILSYEGTEEDPANWYWFEGNFESYEQNKIERLGADAAKPHRSAYRKLTRD
- a CDS encoding globin, yielding MTNEPAGVHLRNGENGAAVIPTFYDEVGGRAFFEKLVHEFYRGVATDPVLKPMYPEEDLGPAEERLVMFLEQFWGGPGTYSEQRGHPRLRQRHHGFKVNPDARDRWLGHMKVAVDSCDLPPLQRETLWDYLDRAAHAMVNTFDE